The following is a genomic window from Hyperolius riggenbachi isolate aHypRig1 chromosome 4, aHypRig1.pri, whole genome shotgun sequence.
ctaagcagagtgtgttagtcacacagagcctgcagggggtgtgtacagcttctagctaatcacaagcagccctgcacattccagtctgactgcctcagcctgactgtgccgactatagagagaagattagatcatataacagagataacacagctactgtgcaattaggaaaagctgcagtaagccagaccacattagaaaaggcataggaacttatagcatagaagaaataaagataaacaatttgttacagagtctctttaaggcacagcccctgagtcatcatgcagatcagatgtttgaagtGAAGTATTAATgtatgatcttcatgcttgttcgtggtgtgtgattcagacactactgcaggcaaatagatccACATGAgtgtaaggcaactggtatttgtccACAAAATCCTACCAGATTTCTGACAGATAATCGCATTACAAATTGCTTACTCAAAAATCATATTAAGCAAAGGCCTACTTTACATTGAACTGCAGTGAATCACATTAAGTCTATcacactcctgcaatgcattgtgtgacttGTATTTAAATAACAGCTGTAGCGGATACTTTTCGCAGAAATGTAATAGGTTAACATTTGCGCCATACTTACTCAGCCGACTCATGATGTTTTCTCAAAAATTCCAGAATCCCACAGAATTTATATCTTGTTCTTTGGGAACTGCCAGAACCACTTTTAGATTCTTGATATTGTTTCTCCAGCTCCTTTTTATAACTGTCTCGCACAGACTTCCATCTTTTGCGCAGGAGaccaactttgaaaaaaaaacaaataaaaatttctctattacttttcagatttctggcaacagggCATTCATATGCAGCACTACATTATCAGTTCCTGATGGGAAGATCTACAATCCGGTACCTCGTTTTGGACACCTGCAAACTGATCTGGAAAACACTGCAGCCAGAATTTATGCCACCTCCTGATATACCTATGTGGGAGGCTAATATTCAGCATTTCTGGGAAAAGCATCAATTCCCTAACTGCCTAGGAGCAGTGGATGGGAAACATGTCCATATTGTTATGCCTGCAGCCACTGGCAGTTTGTattacaactataaaaaatatttctctctTGTACTCATGGCTGTGGTGGATCCGAATTTGAAGTTTCTATATGTGGATGTGGGTGCTTACGGCAGTTCACATGATTCTGCAGTTTTCCAACACAGCAGATTTGGCTTGAAACTCCTAACTGGCCAAATGACTTTACCAGCACCACGACCCTGGCCTGACACACAACATCCACCTTACCCGTGTGTGTTTGTGGCTGATGAGGCATTTGCTCTATCCGAACATGTTATGCGGCCTTATGCCCAAAGAGATATGTCtcagaaaaaaatgttgtttaatCAGCGCCTTACCAAAGCCAGGCAAGTGGTGGAATGTGCTTTTGGCATACTTTCCAACAAATGGTGGATTTATCATACTGCCCTAAAAATGCAACCACAGTATGCAATAGCAGTTGTGAAGGCCACATGTGTTTTACACAATTATGTCAGAACATTAGATGGCAtgaacacagaggaggaggaggagattccaCCCAGTGCTCTTCAAAATGTTGTCCCTTCTACCTTACGTGGGCCTATTTCTGCTATTCAAATGCGAGATAAACTCGCTGATTACTTTGTGCCATAACCGATATGTATGTAAATATTACAGGTTGACATTTAATTTGATTACATTATGATCTTTAGTTTACTATTAAAAATTAGTTCAACCTGTTTGTATGTGTTAATCTATGATCATGCTCTTTACTGTACTATAACAACCCAATGCAGAATACatgtgcatacatacacacacatgtacgtgCTGTTCCGATTGAGAGATGGCTATACAGAGACAGAGACTGCAAGAGAGACATGTGGTAATGACACTTATGGGTAGCTAATTAACCTTTCAGGGGAGGGGTCTTCACATATTGTAAGCACAGTGCAGAAAGACTCAACTTAAAACAGTTAACATCACATGTATAACAAATACACTCACTTTTTGCATCTTGACTCTTTGGTGACAATTTATCCCATTTTTCACCCAGAAACTCATGGGCAATGTTTCTCCAGATGTCATTCAGCCTTTGATGATCTTTGTGTCCAGGCAATGTCTTGTCATACAGCTCTGGACAATTCTGTATCTTAATTATTAAATTTTCTGTGGTAAACCACGTGCCAGACATCTTGCACACACcttctctgcaatccctcatgcaAAGCAGAACAACAGGAAGTACAAGAGCTTCAAggaagtacactttgacctgCAAGAGCAGCTTCTGACAAAAAACGCATCTGCATCCGCTTCCAAAAACGCTATACCAAGCGGTTTGAcaggcggtttgcgtttttcctatacttaacattgaggcagaaacgcatccgcaatccaaaatctgcagcagcccgggagtatgcgtttctgcaaaacgcctcccgctctggtgtgcaccagcccattgaaatacattaccctagcggatccgcacccgcaggcagatcgcaaaccgcagcggaaacgctctggtgtgcactaggcctaagagataATTCATGAAACTATTGCCACATCTACAGAAGACTGCAGAGTTATTtaatgtgtgtatgcagctttatactaaacatgcaaacacacactctatttgtgTTTGCAGCCAGGATGGTGCTTGATCCTGTGAGTTACAATGCAAGAAATGAGCGCTGCACAGAGGCATGGTTCTGGTATACAATAGCAAAGCACATGAAAGTATCTGATTATATAAAGATTATACACAATTCTCACATTTTACTTTAAGAGCTTTAGAAGATGACTGAAGATGATAAAGTGAGAAAGCCCTCATAAGAACACAGACCTGGTGATAAATTTACAGCAAGTCACTATGCAGACTACAGAGATTCACTGCAGGGTACATGTTTCTCACAGGCGCTACTCATggatcctgatctcactatgctcTCCTGTCCACTTGTCTGTGTGCTTTTTgtacaggaaaactgagaactaatGTTAATCAATTATGAAAGATCAAATCGTGATCGCAGCGCTGGTGATGtagaataaaataaatgtttaagGCAGCATAGAGAATATGGACTGGTGTTCCTAAGCCCATATAGAGAGTAAGGCAAATGGTAAAAAGAACTCTTGCGCCTGAGTTTTCAATAAACTGAAATTTAATATGATGTGGATCTGTGCAAAACAGCTAGATACTTTAGATATCAGCTAAATACTCAGTATTTGAATTAGATGCTCATCCACCCCAATGACAGTGCTAGACCACAATGTGGGGTCACTGGTTCGAATTGGCCCGTTTTGATCACCGGAAAACGGCCGTAACCCAGTGTACCCTGGGTAACTTGACTGTACAGTGGAGCAGGTGAGCCCTACTATAGTAAGCTATACAATCAAGTAATCATACAAATACAATACCCAGCGAGACAAAAATTACTAAAATATAGCATAAAAATAGTGACGTCTCACTACAAGAAAAGTATAAAAACTGCTGCAAATGACGTCAGTGCactcaaaaaatacataaaaaggtCATTCCTTGTAAAAAGTGTATATAAGAGTAGCGTCCTGGAGGGAATGGAACAGTACTGGATCCAGAGTCACTGTAATTATTACGTACTCACGCTATCCCAGCGCGTGGTTTCACCCGGCAGGTGAGTTACAGATGACCGGctggagtggagaggggagaagGAGGTTACTCCGGAGAAGAGCTCTATCCTGGTGAGCCGCGGCCGCTAGCTCGGAACAGGAGAGTCCTGGTTTGTCAGATGTTACTGCGGGGATTGTGACCCCGTAAACCGGAAGTGCTCTTCAGTGACGTCACTCACAAAGGTTACACCAATCACGCCAAAGCTTTTCGGAAGGATCCGCCTTCCTTCATCAGGGCTTAGTGGTTGGTGTTTAGCCTGTCCTTATATCCTCCCTCAACTCCTCCCCATCTCTGTCGCTCAGCTGTTGAAAGCGAAAAGCTCAATGTCTTGGTTTAAGCCTGCTGGGGCTAAAGTGTTTAGAGTGAAGATCCAATAGGATTCTTGTTTTGACATCATTTTAATGTAGTCTCCTCCTCTCCAATCTTTCACTACCTCTTGGATAGCATAAAATTTCAACATATATACACTTTTTACAAGGAATGacctttttatgtattttttgagtGCACTGACATGTCATTTGCAGCAGTTTTTATACTTTTCTTGTAGTGAGACGTCACTATTTTTATGTTATATTTTAGTAATTTTTGTCTCGCTGGGTATTGTATTTGTATGATTACTTGATTGTATAGCTTACTATAGTAGGGCTCACCTGCTCCACTGTACAGTCAAGTTACCCAGGGTACACTGGGTTACGGCCGTTTTCCGGTGATCAAAACGGGCCAATTCGAACCAGTGACCCCACATTGTGGTCTAGCACTGTCATTGGGGTGGATGGGCATCTAATTCAAATACTGAGTATTTAGCTGATATCTAAAGTATCTAGCTGTTTTGCACAGATCCACATCATATTAAATTTCAGTTTATTGAAAACTCAGGCGCAAGAGTTCTTTTTACCTTaatgttaatcaattggctagtgcaccctTAATTcggtttccccatgcagataaaaacagacagcagtgaagtatTGCACGCATTTTGtctatcaatctcattagcttctGTGGTAAAACAggtatgttttcacacatacagacacacatgttgtgcagaaaacacatacagaaagacGCACACAGGAAACTgaaagatgagtgtgctcccagccacagcTTCTTATTACACTCCTCCAGCATTActtcagtacacagcacttgggtagggggtggagaggcgatatacacaagaccctgctgcacactgaatagggactgtctataaatctttgactacaaaactttgtattattcctcagcagtggctgagcagacacagtcattagaacaattgtgcaaagagcagaaagtttttttttctcttcacacccttagttttcagtctatcaggacagggaaaataaacttggaCTGCCAGAAAAATTACAGCGCCTTCTAGACAGCTCTGCACTCACAGTAGGCACCGCCTGCAGTGCTAGTGGTTTGAAACACCTCTGCTTGaggactggaacccactacaaatcgcaaagcaCTATCGCAATTGCTGGCATTTTTAATGAGCGATTTATAGAGTGTTTTCTGGcatttttgtgagcatttagcttAAACTGATTAGCGTTTTCTAAGCGATttgcaatttgattggttcattcaaATTTTAAAAAGGTTTTTCTCAAAATGTAGCTAGTGTGTAGGGATTTTTGAGATTTTAAAGGAGTATTATGATCAATTGGCTATACTTAGCAGGCCCTTATCACTGTTTGTGACTGAACAGCCACACTATCTGGTGAGCgcattatatataaatattttgtaGTGTGCTGCATCAGTGTGAAGTGGGGCAAGTGGAGGTTACAACTTTAGCCTGACGTTATTACCCTATatagtttgttgtttttttctttatgcaTACTTAACCTGAGGGCTGCTCGCACATGCAGAAACCTTGCAGAGAGACAAAGGAAAAAGAGCTGTGTGAAACGTCACCCCGGGATACCGTAGAGGCGCTAACATCATTGGACTTACTTACAAACAGTAAACTAGTCACACCAAAACAATCATTGTTTTTTAGTTCACTTTtattcttgcttttttttttaggtttggcaacaatgtttgtttgttttttgtttttgtttttatgaaaAGCAACCTCAAAAACATGACTTCAGATTCCTGAAGCAAACAAATAAAAACCACCACAATAACAAGTTATAATTGTTTGCGGTATCTATTATGTGTACATATGTGCCCACATACGATGCTCCCCATAATTATTCATGACATGAGGCAGGTATTAGAGTTCAGAACATTTTTACTTGTGGGTGTGGCCTGATTTGAGGAGCATAGTTAAGAGGTgccagaacgcctgtgcctacaggctccagagttgtaaatccggatatatacagtatatatatatatatatatatatatatatatatatatatatatatatatatatatatatatctcctactaatataataaatggaaaagttgggatgtttggatgtttggatgtttgttactcgatcacgcaaaaacggctgaacggatttgaatgaaatttggcacacacatagtacattacctggaataaagtataggatactttttattcccataaccaaacagagacaaatacaaatttcactggaaaatgtgaactgcagccatacactgttacactggaggtgtgtttagcttctaagggtagaatggttaatttgcatatatccagtagtgatgcactgggagacatctcaagctcactccaacctgaattgacgcaaattctttctgttttaagaaagcaaacgtttgtttttcttaacatcttagtaagggggcttttaggaccattgtagtcccttacacactccaataagttctgggtcaccatgagcttgctgggtagcatgtccctctcggtgttacaagccctactgcatagagccaaattaatctatgccatgcactgataaggatcaaacaatccaaaacagtctgtatgcatgttggattattatggctctgtacaatttaacaagctgacactagagatgggaagttcggatcttttcaatgatccggatgattcgaatcggatcattgaaaagaaccggatctttgatccgaatctcggatcattttacaggggaagcattcgggggtgaaatgactagcaggacaggagaaggggaggggggtggacacagagagagaaggggagaagatggacagagggcagggagtggacagagaagggaggagggacgagcagagagcagaaatgtttgtgcacacaatacccacatgctgcaatcatatgctttacatgtatttcacctatatgctcatctgtgtactttccatgcaaacgtcgcacagtgaaagaaagcattccccaaagtaaagtgcagctgtttagtgccgagtgcaggaggatcatattacactgcaatcacagtgcctgcaaagttactgagctgtgctgagctgagccaaaactttccaatgtgttcactgtgcagcacaactacggaacagacagcctataatgagcagcacgttatagccagtatgtgtgctctacacatatctggcagtggcacccatgtcccctctctctcatctacctgtctccctgcaaggctggctcccatccaacagagcgatccacctcagctctgcttccaggaccccgctgcccgctgagagggggcgtgtcgctcctggccccgccccttttgagatccgaatcactcattttgatgattcggatgattcgactcacaaaatagattcggatcaaagatccgaatcgttcatgatccggacaacactagctgACACATCACTATTCGCACTAAATGTTGACACAAATGGAAGACGGGGGCCAGTCGGTTTCCGCCCACGTCTAGTCCGTGGAGTAAATGTCTCAGACGGGTAGCCTCTTTGTCGAAATCTGCCAATCATTTCATCCCTACGTCTAGTACGTTGGAACTCATTGCTAACTATCCTGTCTACCCGACCCAACTGGCTCCGAGGTATACTGTTCTTGGTACCCATGGGATGGAAGCTTTCATAATGCAATACGGAATTGCGATCAGTACtcttattgaacagatcaatcaccagttctcctccctcccctctggtgATAGATGTATCCAAAAATGATATGGTGTTTAAATCACTGTGGGACGTTAGCTTAATGTAAGGGCAGCAGCCGTGTAACTGAAAAATAAATTCCATAAGGGTCTCATGTGACCCCCTCCATATGCAGAAAACATCATCAATATAGCGCCACCAGCTAATTGCATGCCGGTGGAATAATGCATTATTATAAACAAACGCCTCTTCATATAGGCtcatgtataaatttgcataggagggggccacatttgacccCATGGCCGTGCCACGACGTTGCATAAAAAATTGTCCCTTAAACTCAAAATAATTAAAGCGTAAAACAATCCCCAGCAAAGTCAAACAAAATCTCCTCTGATCTGAAGAGAGATCAGTACGCGTCATCAAAAACCAAtcaacagcctctacacccccatcatgtgggatggaggtgtagaggctgtccACATCAAGGGTAACAAGAAGGATCTGATCATCAGGCAACCGCAATTCCCTAATCTTTTCAAGGAACATGGAGGTGTCCTTCAAATACGAAGGAGTTGACCGAACCAATGGTTGAAGTAAAGCATCCAAAAATTTAGCAAGGGGAACAAATATCGAGCCAACCCCGGCCACAATCGGGCGGCCAGGGGGGTTGGCAAGAGACTTGTGAATCTTGGGGAGTGTGTAAATTCTAGGGGTGGAGGGATGATCAGCCTTTTTCTCCTCGCGTTTTTGAGGTTATATCTGTGAGGTTTTTAATATTAATATAGATAAACATAAGCCCTTGTAGGCCCAATAATGACAGGTTCTCTTAGAATTCAGAACTGTTCAGAAAAGCCATTTCtctgctagatttactgtgtcagCAAGTATTGATTTTCTTTTGTAACAAACAAGTCAAAAGTCCCTCGGCTTTATTTGCTTTCTACTATGTAACTAAGCCACTTCTTTACTTAAGCATGTTTAACTTAGATAGATGACCGAGGACACTGGGGTCTCTGGGACAGTGTCACCCAGATAAGACTTGTCCTGAGCTAACTTGTTTTTACTATCATATTTTAGgaacgagctccccctggtgggatGTGTTGGATTTCCCTTCCATACATTTCATATACATTCTTTGCCAGGATTGGCTAAAGGGGTACATACATCCCTTACTAGGATTGGTCAGGGAAAAGTTAAACCCCCAGGCTGTGATTGGTTCTTACGTGCTTTGCTATGATTGGATAATTTTTACACCACCTTACTGTTCCTACTGAATAAAAGCTTTGACCGGAACTCATTAAAAGAAGGAAGTGATTTTAAGCTATCCTCTGGTGTCGTGTCACTTCTTCCACTGAAGGGTAAAGGGTCACAGGCTTCGGCCTACTAATTTGGGTATCCAAAGCCAACGTGTACTTGGAGTCTTGAGCTCCATTACCCAAACTTTTGCTTGGCCCTGTTTCCAGCCCTGACAGTTTTTTGGCGCCCGAACAGGGACTGAACATCTGATATCCACTGAGGGAACCTGGCCTGGAGATGTGGGACGACCTACAGAGACATCTGTGTCAACTGCACTAGTGGTAAGCACTTTGTATCTCTCTTCCCACAGGCTCCCGGCTTGCCCCTGAGTGAGTATATCAGTGCTTCAGAAACCTTGGCTTCGGATTAtctgtgcattgtgtgtatgaatgtactgtgtatgtatgtatctgtattgctTATGGTGTTTGTTTCTATGTAATCTGGCATTGTATTTGGGATATTTGATAAATTTGTCTGACAATGTTTGCGTACCTCCAGATGTTACCATCATGTCATCTTTCTTAATAGTAGCCGTGCTGTTTCTAATTGAGTTTTCTAGGAGGATCTAGAGGGTTAAAATATTACTGTCTAGTTTCTGTATTTGCTAGAGAGAAATCACTGTTTGCTCATCTGCCGTTGTCTGCTTGAAGAGTGTTAATCATTAACTTGAAACTCAGTTTCAAATTGTCAGGAAGATAGAACAGAAAGTGAAAAAGTATAGATTGGAAAATGTCATTTCAGACTAACATGTATAAACTGATATGGATAGTATAAGATACTGAAGCCCAGTGTCTTGAGTAATCCATTCTCTAGGCTGCACTTGATTGTGTAGAACTCTGTCTGTCTGTATAGGTTAACAATCAGCTGTAATTTTAAATATTGCTGCCAAGGTGAGATATTGATTCTAAGGGCCCAAGAATTATATCTCACCTCTTTTGGTCTTTTTGGTAGAAAGATTTGTACAGATAGGACTGAGAAATAAGAAGAGGGGTATAACATACATGAAAGTCTGAAATATTGCATTGCATTGATAACAGGTGCCAAGAGAGGTTAAATAGCTGCACAGGGGGGTATTTTTTGGGTTATTTTTGTGTGGTAAGAGGCTGCAGTCCATCCCTATAAAGTGCACTTTTAAAATAGGTATAGGTAAAAAGATGGGAAGCTTGGTGTCCCGTCTGACTGTGGGTCAGTCTACTACTGACTCCAGTCCACCCCCTGTTCCTGGTGAGACAGCTATAGATTGGATGGAAAGAAACCATGGCACTTGGGCAACTGTGCCGTACAAAGAAATGTGTAGAAGGGGTAAACTGCCAGAAAAAGGAAGGTTAGACGCAGATTTTTGGGAAGATTTTATAGCAAAGAATAAGTCATGGCTAGAAAAGAATGGGTTATCCGCTCAAGCCAACACCTGGCTGGCTGAGAGCAAGCGCAAGTCATCAGATATGGTAGAATGTTTTTATGCAGGCAATTACAGGTATGCCAGCAGACGTAGGTTGCCCGCAGGGTGGCCCGATGAATCAATCATCGATGACAGAGAGGACCCAAGTGTCACAAACAGTGGGACGCTTGCTGTAATTCAGTTGTTAGAACAGGCTAGAAGCAGGTTAGCTGCTCCAAGTGTAGCTGAGGGAGCAGCAGCCGCTGCTCCTCAGGTTACTGCACCCACTGAAGCAGGTGCTGCAGCAGCTAGTGTCTCTTCTCTCACTGCAGAAAATGTCGGGAGTAAGGTAAGTACAAAGCAGATACCACAAAGGAGGCAGAGCAACAGAGTTACAAAAATACAGAAAACCTTAGATGAATTAATTAGTGTTTATCCAAATTTGAGTGGGAAAATTGCACATTGGCTTGAACAGCACAAGAAGATGGGTAGAGAGGAAAGGGATTTAATAGCTAATCAGATAGGTGCAGCAACTCAAGGATCCATTGAGTACAAAAAATGGTATTATGTCTGGAAAAAGGCTCTTGCCTATTTCAGGAAGCAACGGGTTGCAAACATTGAATCAAAATTGGAACATTCGACTGAGAGTGATGAAGTAAGTGATGATGAGATTGATGAGGAAGTTGAGCATGTACGATATGCATGTGAGAAAATGTTGCAGGATGTGccttctccccctcctccctacATAACTCCAAGCCCTGCTCCAACTGCCCCTCTGGCAGTCAAGAAAATTGATAACCTGTATCCAGTTGTTAATCCTTTTTACCCTGTTAGGACTCAAAGGATTGCAGAACTAGCAGGTGAGGACCTGACTCCCAGGTTCCAAATTGAATGGAATCAACCGTGGTCTAGGTCAGAGCAATTGACCTTGGCCAGTAGCATCCCCGATCCCATATAGAATCCTGCTGGATTTTGTAGACGCCTTGCAGCCATCCAGAGGACTTATGGGGCCACGATGTTAGATTTGGAGGAGATGCTAAAAGTGGGACATGGAGTTGTGGTGGATCCCATCATAGCTTCACATACTGTTACTGGGGACAAGAATTCAGCAGCTGAAGGAGGAAGATTTATCACACATCTACAAGATGAGTGGTTGAAGGGAAAAGTAGAAAAGTCCTGGAATTATGCTTCAGGACTAACCCAAGAGTCAGATGAAActacgtatgtgtgtgtatgtatatatatatatatgtgtgtgtatgtatatatatatacgtaggaGAGAACGAGAGGGACGATTCTCAATTGAGAACCGCTTACCTCAATGGGTTAAGGAAAGAGTATAGAGAAGCCCTGCTCATCAGCAGGCCTGAGGCTAAGAATTTGAAGGAAAAGCTTCTGCTACCCATCATGGGAGGTTTAGATGAAAAGTTTAAAAAGAAGGACAAGCCTCAGAGAGTTATGGTGGTACAGGAGGAGACAGGATACAGAAGGGGTGGTCCCAGAGGTAGATACACTggaagaggcagaggaaggggaggaagaggaggcaacaACATCCCTATGAATGAGAGAGATTGTTTCAGATGCGGGAGGAAGGGCCATATGTCTTGGTCCTGTATGGAGGTCATACCAGGAAATGCTGAACATGTTAACCCTTCTGTTGCTGGTCAAGAAGGTGATGAATAGGGATTCGGCCAATCTGTATCCACTTACTCAGTGACCACTGGTAGAGCAAATTCCAAGGATGCTATTGTAAAACTATGGTTACGTGAAGCTCCATACTCTCAATTTGATTGCCTGGTGGATACAGGGGCCAGTAAGTCAATCTTAAAGGCATCAGAGGTTCCCCCACATTTGCTTACCCCAAAGGAAGGTGTTGGGATAGGGGTGGGGGGCAAACAGATCAAGTTAAAACAAACAAAGGTTATACCAATGAGGGTGGGAGATCAGGTTGACATTGTAACATCTGTTATGGTTTCTGACACTACTCCAGAAAATTTGCTAGGTGCAAAACATTTAACTGCTGACAGAGTATCAAATGTCAAAAATTACCCCTTGCCCACTTCTGTAAGAAAACTGAGAACTTTCCTGGGTTTGATAAGTTACTGCAGGGATTGGATTCCAGGAGCATCACAATTGATGGCTCCGCTTTATGAATCCACATCAAAGGAGCCGTTTGTTATCACTGAGGAGGGTAAGGCTTCTTTTGAGGCGCTGAAACAGGCCATTTCCACCGCTCCGGTGCTCGGCCTTCCCGATtataggaaggaattttttctttTCTGCCATGAGAGCAATGGACATGCTATGGGGGTCCTCACTCAGCTGCATGGCTCGAGGCAGAGGCCTGTAGGATATTTTTcagccaaacttgacacagtgatACAAGGGTCTCCTGGGTGTGTCAGGAATGTAGCAGCCTGTGCCCTTATGCTAACCAAATCTGCAGATCTGGTGTTAGGACACAGTCTCACATTGCTGACTCCGCACAGTGTATTTGAAATTCTGAACAAAGTACAGACTAAACATTTGTCTG
Proteins encoded in this region:
- the LOC137570831 gene encoding uncharacterized protein translates to MGRSTIRYLVLDTCKLIWKTLQPEFMPPPDIPMWEANIQHFWEKHQFPNCLGAVDGKHVHIVMPAATGSLYYNYKKYFSLVLMAVVDPNLKFLYVDVGAYGSSHDSAVFQHSRFGLKLLTGQMTLPAPRPWPDTQHPPYPCVFVADEAFALSEHVMRPYAQRDMSQKKMLFNQRLTKARQVVECAFGILSNKWWIYHTALKMQPQYAIAVVKATCVLHNYVRTLDGMNTEEEEEIPPSALQNVVPSTLRGPISAIQMRDKLADYFVP